A stretch of Bacillota bacterium DNA encodes these proteins:
- a CDS encoding alanine--glyoxylate aminotransferase family protein: protein MYGKKYLFSPGPVLVSQRVKNSLLHPDICHRGPDFMAMMDSIQEKLIRLFRADSEYVGLVVSGSGTAANEAVLSSILTEGEKILLITNGEFGERLDEIVEKHNIPKTILRYKWGGYPKVADVEEALKADPAIGLVAMVFHETSTGMINPVHEVGEVVARYGRNLMIDAVSAIGGEDVNVLRDNIDFCTGVANKAVGGLPGTSFICARRSVLEKRRAAARPRTVYLDIYKHLDFFDQMRQTPNTPNVSLFFALDAALEEILSEGLENRFARYRRCAEILRSGIKELGLKLLLSDEHTSNTVTSAFLPEGIEIDEFCELMEKKGIVIYPGKRHLKAENMFQVANMGTIDERLCRMFLIILRETLEELGYEIKEPEEQELRSIKVAAS, encoded by the coding sequence ATGTACGGCAAAAAGTATCTTTTTAGCCCGGGTCCAGTCCTGGTATCCCAACGAGTCAAAAATTCTCTTCTGCATCCTGATATATGCCACAGAGGGCCCGATTTCATGGCGATGATGGATTCGATTCAGGAGAAGCTTATCCGCTTATTTAGGGCTGATAGCGAGTATGTAGGCCTGGTAGTAAGCGGATCGGGGACGGCCGCAAATGAGGCTGTTTTATCATCAATCCTAACCGAGGGGGAGAAGATCCTACTTATAACCAATGGCGAGTTTGGCGAGAGGTTGGACGAAATCGTAGAAAAACATAATATTCCCAAGACCATCTTGCGCTACAAGTGGGGCGGATATCCGAAGGTGGCTGATGTAGAGGAGGCATTAAAGGCCGATCCGGCGATTGGGCTCGTGGCGATGGTTTTCCACGAGACCAGCACCGGGATGATAAACCCTGTCCACGAGGTAGGAGAGGTTGTTGCACGTTACGGGCGCAACCTCATGATTGATGCTGTAAGCGCCATTGGCGGCGAAGATGTCAACGTCCTAAGAGACAACATAGATTTCTGTACAGGGGTTGCTAATAAAGCAGTCGGCGGGCTGCCCGGAACCTCGTTTATATGCGCCCGAAGGAGCGTACTGGAAAAGCGGAGGGCAGCGGCGAGACCCAGGACGGTCTACTTGGATATATATAAACATCTTGATTTCTTTGACCAGATGAGACAAACACCCAATACCCCGAATGTGTCCCTATTTTTTGCGCTCGATGCTGCCCTGGAGGAGATCCTTAGCGAAGGATTGGAAAACAGGTTCGCACGTTACAGAAGGTGTGCGGAGATTCTCCGTAGTGGAATCAAGGAACTTGGACTGAAGCTCCTGCTTTCGGACGAGCATACTTCTAACACTGTAACCTCGGCGTTTCTCCCGGAAGGTATTGAGATCGATGAGTTTTGCGAGTTAATGGAGAAGAAGGGTATAGTGATTTACCCCGGCAAGAGGCACCTGAAGGCGGAAAACATGTTCCAAGTGGCCAACATGGGGACTATCGATGAACGGCTGTGCAGGATGTTTCTCATCATCCTCAGGGAGACCCTGGAGGAGCTCGGCTACGAAATCAAGGAACCGGAGGAACAAGAACTTCGGTCAATAAAGGTTGCGGCTAGCTAA
- a CDS encoding Glu/Leu/Phe/Val dehydrogenase, producing the protein MPDSMMLNHDMEGLIGSREPDNISGELIRRAGARLGLSREAIGELIKPQNIYAFRLPVLLYGRVVNIWGCVVLHNNARGPYKGGVRLAPDVDIWETTELARLMTLKTAVTDIEFGGGKTGIRLDMSRLYKIYGRTPRDPEFETNVKRNVLRDFGLEFKDIFTRHIYIPAPDMGTGPLEMTQIYNATMDPASVTGKPQGIQGWLPGRKESTGYGVAASTLKAIDILGLDPKSVKVAIQGFGNVGSHTAMFLHEKGIKIVGITDINGGVYNKDGLDIEKLLEYAEKTMTVAGFDGGVPLTNEELFSLDVDILIPAATGHVINKDTAPIIKAKAVVGAANMPVTPDGMEILESKGIMFFPDIIANAGGVIASQLEYSGSLSARQRTKERVLEIVGEKIEDAFERTVEIARQEKVNLTEAAIQLAVMRVHDAMMQRGWVSTTTIA; encoded by the coding sequence ATGCCCGATAGCATGATGCTCAATCATGACATGGAAGGTCTCATCGGAAGCCGAGAGCCTGATAACATCTCAGGCGAGCTCATAAGGCGGGCTGGCGCCAGGCTCGGGCTATCCCGGGAGGCTATAGGGGAGCTCATAAAGCCCCAGAACATATATGCCTTTCGCCTGCCCGTGTTGCTGTATGGCAGGGTGGTCAATATATGGGGCTGCGTTGTCCTACATAACAATGCAAGGGGTCCGTATAAGGGCGGGGTGAGGCTTGCCCCTGATGTTGATATATGGGAGACAACAGAGCTTGCAAGGCTCATGACTCTTAAGACCGCTGTCACCGATATAGAGTTCGGCGGGGGGAAGACCGGTATAAGGCTTGATATGAGTAGACTGTATAAGATATATGGCAGGACCCCTAGGGATCCCGAATTCGAGACGAACGTAAAGAGGAATGTACTCAGGGACTTCGGTCTTGAGTTCAAGGACATATTCACGAGGCACATCTACATCCCAGCACCGGACATGGGTACAGGGCCCCTTGAGATGACCCAGATATATAACGCAACCATGGATCCTGCATCTGTGACAGGTAAGCCCCAGGGCATCCAGGGATGGCTCCCTGGAAGAAAAGAGAGCACAGGGTACGGAGTAGCTGCTAGCACCCTGAAGGCTATAGACATCCTGGGTCTTGACCCAAAGAGCGTCAAGGTTGCGATCCAGGGGTTCGGGAATGTTGGCTCCCATACAGCCATGTTTCTTCATGAGAAGGGGATAAAGATAGTTGGAATCACGGATATAAACGGAGGAGTGTATAACAAGGATGGGCTTGATATAGAGAAGCTGCTAGAGTATGCAGAGAAGACAATGACAGTGGCGGGGTTCGATGGAGGGGTGCCGCTGACGAATGAGGAGCTATTCTCCCTTGATGTAGACATCCTGATACCCGCAGCGACGGGCCATGTAATAAACAAGGATACAGCGCCCATCATAAAGGCGAAGGCAGTAGTAGGGGCAGCCAACATGCCGGTGACCCCGGATGGGATGGAGATACTCGAGAGCAAGGGGATAATGTTCTTCCCGGATATCATAGCAAACGCAGGGGGCGTCATAGCATCGCAGCTGGAGTATTCAGGGTCTTTGAGCGCCCGGCAGAGGACGAAGGAGAGGGTGCTTGAGATAGTGGGAGAGAAGATAGAGGATGCATTTGAGCGCACGGTTGAGATAGCAAGACAAGAGAAGGTTAATCTCACAGAGGCGGCGATTCAGCTTGCTGTAATGAGAGTTCACGATGCTATGATGCAGAGGGGATGGGTAAGTACAACTACAATTGCATGA
- a CDS encoding Gfo/Idh/MocA family oxidoreductase — MRLRVGVVGLGRSGMELHCDPLSKMEDQYELVAVCDQSEKRLEIARQSFGVKTFTNYADLLSEPGIDLVVICTPPNYHSSMAIQAMEAGKHVVVEKPMCLGVDEADKMIKCAKDRGVILTVFQNRRWDPDFETVKQAIQSGLIGDLFVIEARVMSYGEEWTKYGVAEFRPSWRLEKKYGGGQLLDWGAHLIDHTLQIVQSRVIDVYCDLQSRLWTEEVDDHFKCMIRFENGVIAHVESSNNARLVLPRWYAIGSKGTLYGNGEWGRWEDITIRTKVGYMDVTLKPSPKIAATSGVKALDVNISNALRFYGNIREVIEGKAELAIKPEEARQTISVIEAARKSSEMSQVVNLKS; from the coding sequence ATGCGCTTAAGAGTTGGAGTTGTCGGGCTAGGGCGAAGCGGCATGGAGCTTCATTGCGATCCCTTGAGCAAGATGGAAGACCAATATGAACTTGTGGCCGTCTGTGATCAGAGCGAGAAGCGGCTTGAGATAGCAAGGCAGTCTTTTGGGGTAAAAACATTCACGAACTACGCTGACCTGCTCTCTGAGCCTGGTATTGATCTTGTAGTTATCTGCACTCCTCCAAATTATCATAGCTCCATGGCGATCCAGGCCATGGAGGCAGGTAAACACGTGGTCGTCGAGAAGCCTATGTGTCTTGGTGTCGACGAGGCGGATAAGATGATAAAATGCGCTAAGGATCGTGGGGTCATCCTCACAGTATTCCAGAACCGGCGCTGGGATCCTGATTTCGAGACTGTAAAGCAGGCTATCCAATCCGGGCTCATAGGGGATCTCTTTGTGATCGAAGCAAGGGTTATGTCGTATGGCGAGGAATGGACGAAATATGGGGTAGCCGAATTCAGGCCCTCATGGCGGCTTGAAAAGAAATATGGGGGAGGCCAGCTGCTTGACTGGGGTGCGCACCTCATAGACCATACCTTGCAGATCGTGCAGAGCCGCGTTATCGATGTATATTGCGACCTACAGTCCAGGTTATGGACGGAGGAGGTTGACGATCATTTCAAGTGCATGATTCGTTTTGAAAACGGCGTAATAGCCCATGTTGAATCGAGCAATAATGCAAGGCTGGTTCTTCCTCGATGGTATGCCATAGGAAGCAAGGGCACGCTATATGGGAACGGCGAGTGGGGGAGATGGGAAGATATCACCATAAGGACCAAGGTGGGCTATATGGATGTTACCTTGAAACCATCGCCGAAGATCGCGGCGACCTCAGGGGTCAAGGCGCTCGATGTGAATATATCGAATGCTTTGAGGTTCTACGGCAATATCCGCGAAGTTATCGAGGGGAAGGCCGAACTCGCGATAAAGCCCGAGGAAGCGAGACAGACGATAAGCGTCATAGAGGCGGCGAGGAAATCAAGCGAGATGAGTCAGGTGGTGAACCTAAAGTCTTAA
- a CDS encoding sugar ABC transporter permease — translation MKTRKHLTSYIFLTPYALPYIIFLLVPVIWSFYISLSQGGILTGTTFVGLQNYKKIWGDALFIKCFKNTVFYTVMVVPICMVVSFLVALLLNSIMRLQNFIKLSIFFPLLSPVVSLAIIWKVLLLPGNDGPINYLISRVGLHPQNWLGSPATVIPTLVWFEMWRGYGFWVLMILAGLQALPKDVYESARIDGATGWRELVHITLPLMKPTLLFLLVMGVIWNFQLFDAVYIMTFGGPADSSATVVWYVYRNAFHFERIGYASTMGFVVLVVLLVASIFQMKFLRSGFEY, via the coding sequence ATGAAAACTAGAAAGCACCTAACATCTTACATTTTTTTGACGCCCTACGCCCTCCCCTATATCATTTTTTTACTTGTGCCGGTTATTTGGTCGTTTTATATAAGCCTATCGCAAGGGGGTATTCTTACAGGCACGACTTTTGTTGGTTTACAGAACTATAAGAAAATATGGGGTGACGCGTTATTCATTAAGTGCTTCAAAAATACGGTCTTTTACACCGTCATGGTTGTACCAATATGTATGGTTGTCTCTTTTTTGGTTGCCCTCCTTCTTAATAGTATTATGCGACTACAGAACTTTATTAAGCTATCTATATTCTTCCCTTTGCTGAGTCCAGTTGTTTCTCTAGCGATTATATGGAAGGTGTTGCTTTTACCCGGAAATGATGGTCCCATAAACTACCTTATAAGTAGGGTTGGGCTTCATCCCCAAAATTGGTTAGGCAGCCCTGCGACTGTTATCCCGACGCTTGTATGGTTTGAAATGTGGAGGGGTTATGGGTTTTGGGTGCTCATGATACTTGCCGGACTTCAGGCCCTCCCTAAAGATGTTTATGAATCGGCAAGGATTGATGGTGCCACTGGCTGGAGGGAACTCGTACATATAACACTTCCTCTGATGAAGCCTACTTTATTGTTTTTGTTGGTCATGGGAGTAATATGGAATTTCCAATTGTTTGATGCTGTATATATTATGACTTTCGGAGGGCCAGCCGATTCAAGTGCGACAGTGGTTTGGTATGTCTATCGCAATGCATTCCATTTCGAAAGGATAGGGTATGCCTCGACGATGGGCTTCGTGGTTCTTGTAGTATTATTAGTGGCATCCATATTTCAAATGAAGTTCTTGAGGTCGGGTTTTGAATACTGA
- a CDS encoding carbohydrate ABC transporter permease has protein sequence MRTDLLLVKDSKKLAKKKKQLGRRTIIYCILLIIAFISLGPFAFMFLISIQHTSFISGNPTRWLPHTPTLGTYIHVFKSSNFFRWLINSCLVGGGVTLLTLLIHSMSGYVFAKRQFPGRDIIFLIILSSIMVPRAVTILPQFLIVTRFHWLNTYLALIMPPLSLPIGVFMMKQFISTLPSELEEAARLDGCSDFGIFGRVILPLSKPGLVVLGIYTFMEQWRDFIWPLIVTTVDEMKTLPVGLSTFHTEFQTDYGVMMAGVMLSILPISVVFLFGQRYFVKGLTLGAVKG, from the coding sequence ATGCGTACTGACTTACTACTCGTAAAGGACAGCAAGAAATTGGCAAAAAAGAAAAAGCAATTAGGTAGAAGAACGATAATATATTGCATCCTGCTTATTATTGCCTTTATATCCTTGGGGCCTTTTGCATTTATGTTTCTTATTTCAATTCAGCATACCAGTTTTATATCGGGGAACCCGACCCGTTGGTTACCCCACACCCCAACTTTAGGTACGTATATCCATGTTTTTAAGAGCTCTAATTTCTTCCGTTGGTTGATAAATAGCTGTTTAGTTGGGGGTGGCGTTACGCTCTTGACCTTACTTATACATTCGATGAGTGGGTATGTCTTTGCAAAAAGACAATTCCCGGGGCGGGATATTATATTTCTAATTATTCTTTCCAGTATAATGGTACCCAGGGCCGTTACAATTCTACCTCAGTTTCTAATCGTTACAAGGTTTCACTGGCTCAATACTTATCTTGCTCTAATAATGCCTCCTCTTTCCCTACCTATAGGTGTTTTTATGATGAAGCAATTTATCTCAACATTACCCTCGGAGTTAGAGGAAGCGGCTAGGCTAGATGGGTGTAGTGACTTTGGGATCTTTGGGAGAGTAATTCTGCCGCTCTCGAAACCGGGTTTGGTTGTTCTGGGTATTTACACCTTTATGGAACAGTGGAGAGATTTTATTTGGCCTTTGATTGTGACAACGGTCGATGAAATGAAAACTTTACCTGTTGGATTATCCACATTTCATACTGAGTTTCAGACAGACTATGGGGTAATGATGGCCGGGGTTATGTTGAGTATTTTACCTATTTCTGTAGTTTTCCTGTTTGGACAGCGATATTTCGTTAAAGGGTTAACGTTGGGTGCCGTAAAGGGCTAG
- a CDS encoding amidohydrolase family protein has protein sequence MEIIDCHCHIGEHLEFGQTPEELLRIMDEYSIAQAVIGPMGRSLLLNIRQANEIIARTVERYPNRFIGFGTVNPWYDNVLDELDYAIKALGLRGILLEPALQGFPVNHAMVYPLMQRVVELGVPIHIQVGSPEYSLSGQISDLADHFPDAKIIIGSMRSDFWFDVRSSVERVNNIWLETSCCVVETELKAILKSIDSERVLFGTDLPYYSIAALMARVELLGLDGIDAENVYYRNITRLLALEGC, from the coding sequence ATGGAGATAATTGACTGCCATTGCCATATAGGAGAGCATCTAGAATTTGGACAGACCCCGGAAGAACTTCTGAGAATTATGGACGAATATTCCATTGCACAAGCTGTAATCGGACCCATGGGACGTTCTTTGTTACTAAATATACGTCAGGCTAACGAAATAATTGCGCGGACTGTTGAACGATACCCTAATAGGTTTATAGGGTTCGGGACGGTAAATCCATGGTACGACAACGTCCTTGACGAATTAGATTATGCGATTAAGGCTTTGGGACTAAGAGGTATATTACTCGAGCCTGCTCTCCAGGGTTTTCCTGTCAACCATGCGATGGTTTACCCTCTTATGCAAAGGGTTGTCGAATTAGGGGTTCCTATTCATATCCAGGTAGGGTCTCCGGAATATTCTCTTTCAGGACAGATTTCCGATCTAGCGGACCATTTCCCCGATGCCAAGATAATTATTGGGAGCATGCGCTCAGATTTCTGGTTTGACGTTAGGTCGTCGGTAGAACGTGTCAATAACATCTGGCTTGAAACATCGTGTTGCGTGGTCGAGACAGAGCTAAAAGCTATTCTCAAGTCTATCGATTCTGAACGGGTTCTATTTGGTACAGATCTACCTTACTATTCTATCGCTGCGCTTATGGCGAGAGTAGAGTTGCTTGGCCTAGATGGTATCGACGCAGAGAATGTTTATTATCGAAATATCACTCGGCTGTTAGCATTAGAGGGGTGCTGA
- a CDS encoding amidohydrolase: protein MIIDAHAHLMMDAKGEFASSRSDNGTEVLLRNMNECGIDKSVIFTIDFRTPSYKTNNRIAEVVRENPHRFIGFGTVHPFDGGRAIKEVERCVAELGLKGLKFHPWVQAFRGDDPSLDPIIHKAIQLELPVFFHTGTLPYTHPFQIAVWAEKYPKLILIMGHMGLGSYWRDALHAAEKFPNIYLETCGLPYGKPVKIALERIGAHRIVFGSDNSLLHPRPEVAKIRSLEISEKDKISIMGGNMKRLLCL from the coding sequence ATGATTATCGACGCACATGCGCATCTAATGATGGATGCCAAGGGAGAATTTGCCTCCTCACGAAGCGATAACGGCACCGAAGTATTACTTAGAAATATGAATGAGTGTGGGATTGACAAATCCGTAATTTTTACCATAGATTTCAGGACTCCTTCGTATAAAACCAATAATAGGATTGCCGAGGTAGTGAGGGAAAATCCCCATCGCTTTATCGGTTTCGGTACTGTTCACCCATTTGACGGTGGAAGGGCGATCAAAGAAGTCGAACGTTGTGTGGCGGAGTTAGGGCTGAAAGGTCTTAAGTTCCATCCGTGGGTCCAGGCCTTTAGGGGGGATGATCCGTCCTTAGACCCTATTATTCATAAAGCTATACAGCTGGAGTTGCCGGTATTCTTTCATACAGGTACTCTCCCCTACACTCATCCTTTCCAGATCGCCGTATGGGCGGAGAAATATCCTAAACTTATTTTGATAATGGGACATATGGGCCTCGGAAGCTATTGGAGAGATGCCTTACACGCAGCAGAAAAGTTTCCTAACATATATCTTGAGACATGCGGTTTACCATATGGGAAGCCGGTGAAAATTGCCTTAGAACGAATAGGTGCTCATCGAATAGTATTCGGTTCAGATAATTCCCTTTTACACCCACGACCAGAGGTTGCCAAGATTCGATCGTTAGAGATTTCAGAGAAAGATAAGATATCAATTATGGGTGGCAATATGAAAAGGCTTTTGTGTCTATAG
- a CDS encoding sugar ABC transporter substrate-binding protein, with protein MKGISRLLRHRTSLLFFVLVVLFLGLSLPVGAKKITITFWKAAHGADVELYTPIIEKFQSQNPDIEIKFLSHPWEGWDERYGSAFAAGTPPDISYMPDEFYPKFAEAGLLAKLDEVFPDAMKKMAKDYPPNFWAKGAYGGHQYGVPYLFVAVALFYNKDIFKTAGIKEPPSDMQAAKGWTWGEFAEVAQKLTAREKDRWGYSWSAAYRDPNYLYPYFWQAGMDILDLNNNRAGFGGEGGVKAVQFLVDLVHKYRVVPADGMHPNFQQVFYEGRAAMAPVESFSVPIVRRQYPKLNVGAALNPQGPGIQFFEGRGTFGNLGFMVVSKSAISSSTKKEAVLKFLEFLCNKENAQTYVGGVSLFGARKDFVMEPDPLYSVFQKTIPFLVGYPLHPKLRQVHPIVISEVQSAILKQKSPKQAVDDAVRRVNELLK; from the coding sequence ATGAAGGGTATAAGTCGTTTGCTGAGGCATAGAACCAGTTTGTTGTTTTTCGTTTTGGTGGTTTTGTTTCTTGGATTATCGCTCCCAGTTGGGGCTAAGAAAATAACTATTACTTTTTGGAAGGCGGCTCATGGAGCAGATGTAGAACTCTACACTCCCATTATTGAGAAGTTTCAAAGCCAGAATCCAGATATTGAAATAAAGTTTCTTTCCCATCCGTGGGAGGGTTGGGACGAGAGATATGGTTCGGCGTTTGCTGCGGGAACCCCCCCAGATATTTCCTATATGCCGGATGAGTTTTACCCTAAATTTGCTGAAGCGGGCCTATTGGCCAAGTTAGACGAGGTGTTCCCCGATGCCATGAAGAAAATGGCCAAAGACTACCCACCCAACTTCTGGGCTAAGGGTGCTTATGGGGGACATCAATATGGTGTACCATATCTGTTTGTAGCAGTCGCGCTTTTCTATAATAAAGACATTTTCAAGACAGCCGGAATTAAGGAGCCTCCATCCGATATGCAAGCTGCTAAAGGATGGACATGGGGAGAATTTGCTGAGGTCGCGCAGAAACTGACCGCGAGGGAGAAAGACCGTTGGGGTTATAGTTGGAGTGCCGCCTATCGCGATCCTAACTACCTCTATCCATATTTCTGGCAAGCAGGTATGGATATCTTAGACTTAAATAACAACAGGGCTGGCTTTGGTGGTGAAGGGGGTGTAAAGGCGGTACAATTCCTAGTGGATCTTGTACACAAATATAGGGTTGTACCCGCAGACGGAATGCATCCGAATTTTCAGCAAGTATTTTACGAAGGGCGAGCTGCAATGGCTCCCGTTGAGTCCTTTTCTGTCCCGATCGTGAGGCGCCAATATCCGAAACTTAATGTAGGCGCTGCACTAAATCCCCAGGGCCCCGGAATTCAGTTCTTCGAAGGGCGTGGGACCTTTGGCAACCTCGGTTTCATGGTTGTTTCGAAGTCTGCCATAAGTTCTTCGACCAAGAAAGAAGCTGTATTAAAGTTTCTAGAATTCCTATGCAATAAAGAAAACGCTCAGACATATGTAGGTGGAGTTTCGCTTTTTGGTGCTAGGAAAGATTTTGTTATGGAGCCTGACCCCCTTTATTCAGTATTTCAGAAAACCATCCCATTCCTGGTTGGCTATCCACTTCATCCGAAGCTCAGGCAAGTTCACCCGATTGTCATATCGGAGGTCCAGTCAGCAATCCTTAAACAAAAGTCACCTAAGCAAGCCGTTGATGATGCTGTAAGACGCGTTAATGAACTCCTAAAGTAG
- a CDS encoding creatininase family protein, translating to MYKQNGGKKIMERRLEYMRPSQILAEKERCSVIYVPVAPLEWHGPHLPLGTDPLRAREVALRAAAITGGVVMPTLFWGTERERSPELLKSIGFKGDEWIIGMDFPNNAMKSLYAKEEFFSIVVRETLNLLVKQGYRVIAIVNGHGAENHMAVLKRLAAEFTAESPATVIYSFVAVEDGNVQLNFGHADREETSVMMALCPENVDLGTLPPKGQPLYNLDWAIVDDQTFRLNPSPDFTVRDDPRNASPQEGEENIRAGANHVALKVKEALEKL from the coding sequence ATGTATAAACAGAATGGGGGTAAGAAGATTATGGAGAGGCGATTAGAGTATATGAGACCAAGTCAGATCCTGGCTGAGAAGGAGCGGTGTTCGGTTATATATGTACCTGTTGCCCCACTTGAGTGGCATGGCCCCCATCTACCTCTAGGAACCGACCCCCTCCGTGCCCGGGAAGTTGCTCTTAGGGCTGCGGCGATAACAGGGGGGGTGGTTATGCCTACTTTGTTTTGGGGTACTGAAAGGGAAAGAAGCCCTGAACTTCTGAAGAGTATAGGTTTTAAGGGAGACGAGTGGATTATAGGGATGGACTTTCCTAATAATGCTATGAAGAGCCTATACGCCAAGGAGGAATTCTTTAGCATAGTCGTGAGGGAAACGCTTAATCTCCTTGTCAAGCAAGGTTACAGAGTAATAGCTATTGTAAATGGGCATGGTGCAGAGAATCATATGGCTGTTTTGAAGAGGCTAGCTGCAGAATTCACTGCAGAGAGCCCAGCCACGGTTATATATAGCTTTGTTGCTGTGGAGGATGGCAATGTCCAGCTGAACTTTGGACATGCTGACAGAGAAGAGACATCCGTAATGATGGCATTATGTCCTGAGAATGTTGACTTAGGCACTCTCCCGCCCAAGGGCCAACCTCTTTACAATTTGGATTGGGCTATTGTAGATGACCAGACCTTCCGTCTTAACCCTAGCCCAGATTTTACCGTTAGGGATGACCCTCGTAACGCGTCTCCCCAGGAAGGGGAAGAGAATATCAGGGCAGGGGCTAATCATGTAGCCCTAAAGGTTAAAGAGGCCCTGGAAAAGCTGTAA
- a CDS encoding TIM barrel protein, with protein MVEAKVTQKDAVTGGVYRFSAGPWNIHEGADPFGPAVREPFTFEEKIRFLKDLGFDGVQFHDDDAVPGLASMSTSEILARARQVKKLLDDAGLVAEFVAPRLWEAREFVDGAYTANDPKVRELAMNRSLTAVDIARELGTRNIVLWLAREGTYIREAKSSRRSVKYILDAINRMLEHDKEIRILIEPKPNEPMDHAYIPTIGHALALAYMSADPARVGGLIESAHTILAGLDPSDEMGYALAHGKLWSVHLNGQNGLKYDQDKSFGSDNLRVAFNQVRVLDENGYGRNGEFVGLDVKVMRTQPRDMSTKHLANSIRLFKYLLEKVRTLDRDLEQRLIATRDYEELDLYMNEHLLGVR; from the coding sequence ATGGTGGAGGCAAAGGTTACGCAAAAAGATGCTGTAACCGGAGGAGTATATAGATTCTCCGCAGGCCCATGGAACATCCACGAGGGGGCGGATCCCTTTGGCCCTGCGGTTAGAGAGCCCTTCACATTTGAGGAGAAGATAAGGTTCTTAAAGGATTTAGGCTTCGATGGCGTCCAGTTTCATGATGATGACGCGGTTCCCGGGCTTGCTAGCATGTCCACCTCTGAAATACTGGCGCGCGCCCGGCAGGTTAAAAAGCTATTAGATGATGCCGGTCTTGTAGCGGAGTTCGTGGCCCCAAGGCTTTGGGAGGCGAGGGAGTTCGTAGATGGGGCTTATACTGCGAATGATCCTAAGGTGAGGGAGCTAGCCATGAATCGTTCTCTTACGGCAGTAGATATAGCCCGGGAGCTCGGGACGAGAAATATCGTTCTCTGGCTTGCAAGGGAAGGTACCTATATCAGGGAAGCTAAGTCGTCCAGGAGATCAGTGAAGTACATCCTTGATGCGATAAACAGGATGCTTGAGCATGATAAGGAAATCCGGATTCTCATTGAACCTAAGCCAAATGAGCCTATGGATCACGCGTATATTCCCACTATAGGTCATGCCCTGGCCCTTGCATACATGAGTGCCGACCCAGCTAGGGTCGGGGGTCTAATTGAGAGCGCTCATACTATCCTCGCGGGTCTTGACCCTTCCGATGAGATGGGGTATGCCCTGGCTCATGGTAAGCTTTGGAGCGTCCACCTAAACGGGCAGAACGGGTTGAAGTACGACCAGGATAAGTCCTTTGGCAGCGATAACCTGAGGGTAGCGTTTAACCAGGTCCGTGTCTTGGATGAGAATGGGTACGGCAGAAACGGTGAGTTTGTGGGCCTTGACGTGAAAGTGATGAGGACTCAACCCAGGGACATGTCTACCAAGCACCTTGCCAACAGCATAAGACTTTTCAAATATCTCCTTGAGAAAGTCAGAACTCTAGATCGAGACCTTGAACAGCGATTAATAGCTACCAGGGATTACGAGGAACTAGATCTCTACATGAATGAACACCTCCTAGGGGTGCGCTAA
- a CDS encoding PIG-L family deacetylase, whose protein sequence is MRVLAVGAHPDDLELFCGGTLAKYAQRGDEVFMAIATNGEAGSAVHGKQEIANIRYREAKESAAVIGATLIWMGYPDEFLFSNEETRLRFIDLIREVKPDVIFGHYPEDLYNPDHSTAGQILNDVAIMVTVPNIKTGHPPCDKIVPMYFTESHCGVNFLPDEYVDISSTIEIKKTMMSKHQSQVAWLENQYDMTPLDFIEITGRYRGLQAGVKYAEVFKRVRAWPREFPGSLLPHD, encoded by the coding sequence ATGCGTGTACTAGCTGTGGGTGCTCATCCGGATGACCTAGAGCTTTTCTGTGGGGGGACCCTCGCCAAATATGCACAACGGGGTGACGAAGTGTTCATGGCTATTGCCACCAATGGCGAAGCGGGTTCCGCGGTTCACGGGAAACAAGAGATTGCCAATATACGATATAGGGAAGCCAAAGAAAGCGCGGCGGTAATTGGTGCAACCCTTATCTGGATGGGATATCCGGATGAATTTCTCTTCAGTAATGAGGAGACTAGATTAAGGTTTATAGATTTGATCCGCGAAGTCAAACCGGATGTAATTTTTGGGCACTACCCCGAAGATCTATATAATCCTGATCATTCGACTGCTGGCCAAATTCTTAACGATGTAGCTATTATGGTCACCGTTCCTAACATAAAGACAGGGCATCCACCCTGTGATAAGATTGTTCCGATGTATTTCACTGAGTCTCATTGCGGGGTAAATTTCCTTCCTGACGAGTACGTTGATATTTCATCTACCATCGAGATCAAGAAGACCATGATGAGCAAGCACCAAAGCCAAGTTGCTTGGCTAGAGAATCAATATGATATGACTCCTCTCGATTTTATCGAGATTACCGGGCGATATCGCGGCCTGCAAGCTGGCGTTAAATATGCCGAAGTATTCAAGCGTGTCCGTGCATGGCCACGTGAATTCCCTGGTAGTCTACTTCCGCATGATTAA